Proteins encoded by one window of Sphingosinicella sp. BN140058:
- a CDS encoding acyltransferase family protein, with translation MTKEFAFPRSFGHDPAAAIEREPRAAPSATAHAYRADIDGLRTLAVLPVVFNHIGMRGFGGGYVGVDIFFVISGYLITGILVRDLALGRYSIADFYRRRVLRIFPALFLVLGVTTAIACMAMLPNELIRYAHSLMATTLFGSNILFFSESGYFDAESHVKPLLHTWSLAIEEQFYILWPLLLAAIGVARPARLKAVILAVGLVSLAAAVATMAWNPSAAFYLLPSRAWELALGGGLALITTAPKRRWVNELLGAAGLIGILLCVWKYSAQTPFPGLTALVPCIGAALLIYTGAQNTIVSQLMSLPPVVFIGRISYSLYLWHWPVIVFSKIWLFQAAGPMVMGLEVAASILLAILSWKYVETPFRVQGARWTTRAILSTALGAMAVTIALGGALIASGGLTQRFTPVQAAVARFADLDQEASYRRGSCFISNYRDTFDAATCLKTSGTKPVLLLVGDSHAAHLWPGVAQLRDRYDVVQATLVGCRPMLYPGEGGKVCERFFRDILGRWVPEHRPTAVLLAGRWQLDDVPLLTETLRDPRLAGTKILLAGPVPQYDIALPRLLVSADRAGDPDLVRRFADPNAAAADAALARLSAEPHVTYLSLRQKLCPGGTCRTWASPGIPLQFDYGHLSEPGSRLAVGLIAPDIEAALAGRTGR, from the coding sequence ATGACGAAGGAGTTCGCGTTTCCTCGGTCCTTCGGGCACGATCCCGCGGCGGCGATCGAGCGCGAGCCCCGTGCGGCGCCCTCCGCTACGGCCCACGCCTATCGCGCCGACATCGACGGCTTGCGAACGCTGGCGGTGCTACCCGTCGTGTTCAACCATATCGGCATGCGCGGGTTCGGGGGGGGCTATGTCGGGGTCGACATCTTCTTCGTGATCTCGGGCTATCTTATCACCGGCATCCTCGTCCGCGATCTTGCGCTCGGCCGCTATTCGATCGCCGATTTCTACCGGCGCCGGGTGCTGCGCATCTTCCCTGCCCTGTTCCTGGTGCTCGGCGTGACCACCGCGATCGCCTGTATGGCGATGCTGCCCAACGAGTTGATCCGCTACGCACATTCGCTGATGGCCACCACGCTGTTCGGATCGAACATCCTGTTCTTCTCCGAAAGCGGCTATTTCGACGCCGAAAGTCACGTCAAGCCGCTGCTCCACACCTGGTCGCTTGCGATCGAGGAGCAATTCTACATCCTCTGGCCGTTGCTGCTGGCAGCGATCGGCGTCGCCAGACCTGCCCGCCTGAAAGCCGTCATCCTCGCCGTCGGGCTCGTCAGCCTTGCCGCCGCCGTAGCGACGATGGCCTGGAACCCTTCGGCGGCCTTCTACCTCCTGCCAAGCCGTGCCTGGGAATTGGCGCTCGGAGGTGGCCTTGCGCTGATCACGACCGCGCCCAAGCGCCGGTGGGTCAACGAACTCCTCGGTGCCGCCGGGCTGATCGGCATTCTGCTCTGCGTATGGAAATACAGCGCGCAGACTCCGTTCCCCGGCCTCACCGCCCTCGTCCCGTGCATCGGCGCGGCTCTGCTGATCTACACGGGCGCGCAGAATACCATCGTGTCGCAATTGATGTCGCTGCCGCCGGTGGTGTTCATCGGCCGAATCTCCTATTCCCTATACCTCTGGCACTGGCCCGTGATCGTGTTCAGCAAGATCTGGCTTTTCCAGGCCGCCGGTCCGATGGTGATGGGGCTTGAAGTCGCAGCGTCCATCCTGCTCGCCATCCTCTCCTGGAAATATGTGGAGACACCGTTTCGGGTTCAGGGTGCGCGCTGGACCACGCGCGCCATCCTGTCGACCGCCCTTGGCGCCATGGCCGTGACCATCGCCCTCGGCGGCGCGCTGATCGCCTCCGGCGGGTTGACGCAACGCTTCACCCCTGTCCAGGCCGCCGTGGCCCGTTTCGCCGACCTGGACCAGGAAGCCAGCTATCGTCGCGGCAGCTGTTTCATCTCCAACTATCGCGACACGTTCGACGCCGCGACCTGCCTGAAGACCAGCGGCACGAAGCCGGTGCTGCTGCTGGTCGGCGACAGCCATGCCGCCCATCTCTGGCCGGGCGTTGCCCAGCTCCGGGACCGCTACGACGTGGTCCAGGCAACCCTGGTCGGGTGCCGGCCGATGCTCTACCCGGGCGAAGGCGGCAAGGTCTGCGAGCGCTTCTTCCGCGACATTCTCGGCCGCTGGGTGCCCGAACATCGGCCCACGGCGGTTCTGCTCGCCGGACGCTGGCAGCTGGACGACGTTCCTCTGCTGACCGAGACACTCCGCGACCCGCGGCTCGCGGGCACCAAGATCCTGCTGGCAGGACCGGTGCCGCAATATGACATCGCCCTCCCGCGTCTGCTCGTCTCGGCGGACCGTGCCGGAGATCCCGATCTCGTCCGGCGGTTCGCCGACCCGAACGCCGCCGCAGCGGACGCCGCGCTGGCCCGGCTGAGCGCTGAGCCGCACGTCACCTATCTGTCGCTGCGACAGAAGCTGTGTCCTGGGGGAACCTGCCGGACCTGGGCCTCGCCCGGTATCCCGCTGCAATTCGACTATGGTCATCTGTCGGAACCGGGATCGCGCCTTGCCGTCGGACTGATCGCCCCCGACATCGAAGCCGCATTGGCAGGGAGGACCGGTCGATGA
- a CDS encoding serine acetyltransferase, with protein sequence MSPLDADIFRATARGGWGQLIKLMIKSRTFRPIATLRAYQALRRRSWGRPLAPIAAIAHRLACHGAAIDLPLRTAIGHGFAIAHGWGIVVNQHARIGRNVTLFHGATIGQGDRIARDGSRETFYPVIEDDVWIGPHAVVVGAVTVGAGSRILAGAVVTADVPPASIVAGNPGTIVKQDCVPDVTNRVILTAPSP encoded by the coding sequence ATGAGCCCGCTCGACGCCGACATCTTCCGGGCGACGGCACGGGGCGGGTGGGGTCAGCTGATCAAGCTGATGATCAAGAGCCGCACCTTCCGTCCGATCGCCACCTTGCGCGCCTACCAGGCGCTGCGTCGGCGAAGCTGGGGGCGTCCGCTGGCGCCGATTGCTGCCATCGCACACCGCCTCGCCTGCCATGGTGCCGCCATCGATCTGCCGCTCCGCACCGCGATCGGCCATGGCTTCGCGATCGCGCATGGTTGGGGGATCGTCGTCAACCAGCATGCCCGGATCGGGCGCAACGTCACCCTGTTCCACGGCGCCACGATCGGACAGGGAGACCGCATCGCCCGTGACGGCAGCCGCGAGACGTTTTACCCGGTGATCGAGGACGACGTCTGGATCGGTCCGCACGCGGTGGTCGTCGGCGCAGTCACGGTCGGCGCCGGCAGCCGCATCCTGGCGGGCGCAGTGGTGACGGCCGACGTGCCGCCGGCCTCGATCGTGGCAGGCAATCCCGGCACCATCGTCAAGCAGGATTGCGTGCCGGACGTCACCAACCGAGTCATTCTGACGGCTCCATCCCCCTGA
- a CDS encoding cell wall hydrolase, which produces MSPDHLSSAESHLAVESAGAEFALEGATSGGLPPHFDPRAEVRPPPSPLLAILLVLFLGLLAAGGAVAYLALDEDSQVLAGLARSVGIRTDKDGEKPPTIPVPPVEPVEYLDVPAETAQAINAKVPFTKDPVPAAAPFRLALPAADQARAVDCLASAAWYEAGDRALDQAPVVQVVLNRLRHPAFPKSVCGVVYQGSNRSTGCQFSFTCDGSLRRRIPSAAAWERARAMARSALAGSVYAPVGWATHFHTDWVVPNWSSSVDKVAAVNTHLFFRWRGATGKPGAFRGTHQGSEPITPMLATLSPAHRPGSETEVPEVALDLPPVSIEPEPPTAPPPSVAVPEAMLRGNQLRAADAAENLFVLQIKPDQFAGTLALVGLEMCKQAPKGCTVVGFTGTPGRVLSNGLGRTSWPDRQPDFYYFVDRSRAREIALWNCETLPRPDKKQCMPPGFRGEG; this is translated from the coding sequence GTGTCACCCGATCACCTTTCCAGCGCCGAGTCGCACTTGGCGGTGGAGTCCGCCGGAGCGGAATTCGCGCTGGAGGGCGCGACTTCAGGTGGATTGCCGCCGCATTTCGATCCGCGTGCCGAGGTAAGGCCGCCGCCGTCGCCGCTGCTTGCGATACTGCTCGTGCTCTTCCTCGGTCTGCTCGCAGCCGGTGGTGCGGTCGCCTATCTTGCACTCGACGAGGACAGCCAGGTCCTTGCCGGCCTTGCCCGCTCCGTCGGCATTCGCACCGACAAGGACGGCGAAAAGCCGCCGACGATCCCTGTTCCGCCCGTCGAGCCGGTCGAATATCTCGACGTGCCGGCCGAGACGGCGCAGGCGATCAACGCCAAAGTGCCGTTCACCAAGGATCCGGTGCCGGCCGCTGCGCCGTTCCGGCTGGCCCTTCCGGCCGCCGATCAGGCGCGGGCCGTGGACTGCCTCGCCTCGGCAGCCTGGTACGAAGCGGGCGACCGAGCCCTGGACCAGGCGCCGGTGGTTCAGGTCGTGCTCAATCGCCTTCGCCACCCGGCCTTTCCGAAGTCCGTTTGCGGCGTCGTGTATCAGGGATCCAACCGCTCCACAGGTTGCCAATTCTCCTTCACCTGCGACGGTTCGCTTCGCCGTCGGATTCCTTCGGCGGCAGCCTGGGAGCGAGCGCGTGCCATGGCGCGAAGCGCGTTGGCGGGCAGCGTCTATGCGCCGGTCGGCTGGGCAACGCACTTCCACACCGACTGGGTGGTGCCGAACTGGAGCTCGAGCGTCGACAAGGTGGCCGCGGTCAACACCCACCTCTTCTTCCGCTGGCGGGGTGCCACCGGCAAACCCGGTGCTTTCCGGGGCACGCACCAGGGGAGCGAACCGATCACCCCGATGCTCGCGACGTTGTCGCCGGCGCATCGTCCGGGTTCCGAGACCGAAGTGCCGGAAGTCGCGCTCGATCTGCCGCCGGTTTCGATCGAGCCGGAGCCCCCAACGGCGCCGCCGCCGAGCGTCGCCGTGCCCGAGGCGATGCTGAGGGGCAATCAGTTGCGCGCCGCTGATGCCGCCGAAAACCTGTTCGTGCTGCAGATCAAACCGGATCAATTTGCCGGCACCCTGGCGCTGGTGGGGCTCGAAATGTGCAAGCAGGCCCCGAAAGGCTGCACCGTGGTCGGCTTTACGGGCACGCCGGGGCGAGTGCTCTCGAACGGGCTCGGCCGGACGAGCTGGCCCGACAGGCAGCCTGATTTCTATTATTTCGTCGACCGTTCGCGGGCGCGCGAGATCGCTCTCTGGAATTGCGAGACGTTGCCGCGGCCGGACAAGAAACAGTGCATGCCGCCGGGTTTCCGGGGCGAAGGCTGA
- a CDS encoding transglutaminase-like cysteine peptidase, translating into MAAFTITAPAHAAHNPAAFVPAGEIADAPTGFLDLCLREPALCGLNGTPAEMAALRQTVACMPPAGAAPTAIGGEPSAACTDPRRTSLTGNEHGANGATGAIAADGLPEPDREARTKGGWPMKMVRSINSHVNATVRQRTDRESFGVDEYWQPSGTGKRATGDCEDIALQKQQELIAAGLPAERLFLAVVFSSRLGLHTVLVVRGEDGDIVLDSATGAIRPWHKTGYSWLRVQSPEDKLSWRRVAGG; encoded by the coding sequence GTGGCCGCCTTCACGATCACAGCGCCCGCGCACGCGGCGCATAACCCGGCCGCGTTCGTGCCGGCCGGCGAGATCGCCGACGCCCCGACGGGATTTCTCGATCTGTGCCTGCGTGAACCGGCCTTGTGCGGCCTGAACGGCACTCCGGCGGAAATGGCCGCACTTCGGCAAACCGTCGCATGCATGCCGCCCGCCGGGGCGGCACCGACCGCGATCGGCGGCGAGCCGTCCGCGGCCTGCACCGACCCGAGGCGGACATCGCTGACGGGCAACGAACACGGTGCGAATGGCGCAACCGGGGCGATCGCTGCCGACGGCCTGCCGGAACCCGACCGAGAGGCACGCACCAAAGGCGGTTGGCCGATGAAGATGGTTCGGTCGATCAACAGCCACGTCAATGCGACCGTCCGGCAGCGCACCGACCGGGAATCGTTCGGAGTGGACGAATATTGGCAGCCGTCCGGCACCGGCAAGCGTGCGACAGGCGACTGCGAGGATATTGCCCTCCAGAAGCAGCAAGAACTGATCGCGGCGGGGTTGCCGGCCGAGCGGTTGTTCCTGGCCGTCGTCTTCAGCAGCCGGCTCGGCCTGCACACCGTGCTTGTCGTACGCGGCGAGGACGGCGACATCGTGCTCGACAGCGCCACCGGGGCAATCCGTCCGTGGCATAAGACCGGCTACAGCTGGCTGCGGGTGCAGTCTCCTGAGGACAAGCTTTCCTGGCGGCGCGTCGCCGGGGGCTGA
- a CDS encoding glycosyltransferase, whose translation MKVTIGIKALNEEKRIADALASAVAAVAPFGGEVVLADSGSTDRTIEIARQFPVRIVQLANPAERCCGAGAQLAFQSAKGEYFYLLDGDMVIDPGFLPAGIAYLEENKDVAAVGGHVRERNTQGHEFQIRANTVANDRNWSPGIVDRLDCGGLYRTSAVREAGWFADRNLHAFEEFELASRLQARGWKLARIDVPAIDHFGHTEDGYHLLLRRIRSGYSGAPGEVLRGAIGRSHLPIVLRRLGHVRNGLAVMAWWLLLLVALVTWHPFVLLGLILVPLAFLSWRRGSPRLGLYSLTAWNVSAAGLLAGFFRRRTPPDRPLGAIELKHG comes from the coding sequence GTGAAGGTTACCATTGGCATCAAGGCGCTCAACGAAGAAAAGAGGATCGCCGATGCGCTCGCCAGCGCGGTCGCCGCAGTGGCGCCGTTCGGCGGCGAAGTGGTCCTGGCCGACAGCGGTTCGACCGACCGCACGATCGAGATCGCGCGGCAGTTCCCGGTCCGCATCGTCCAGCTTGCCAACCCGGCGGAACGCTGCTGCGGGGCAGGCGCCCAGCTCGCCTTCCAGAGCGCCAAGGGCGAGTATTTCTACCTGCTCGATGGCGACATGGTGATCGATCCCGGCTTCCTGCCCGCCGGGATCGCCTATCTCGAGGAAAATAAGGACGTCGCTGCAGTCGGCGGCCATGTTCGCGAACGCAACACGCAAGGGCACGAATTCCAGATCCGCGCGAACACGGTGGCGAACGATCGCAACTGGTCGCCAGGGATCGTCGATCGCCTGGATTGCGGCGGCCTCTACCGGACCAGCGCCGTTCGCGAAGCCGGTTGGTTCGCGGATCGCAATCTCCATGCGTTCGAGGAGTTCGAGCTCGCGTCGCGCCTGCAGGCGCGGGGATGGAAGCTGGCCAGGATCGACGTGCCCGCGATCGATCATTTCGGCCACACCGAAGACGGCTATCATCTGCTGCTGCGGCGGATACGCTCCGGCTATTCGGGTGCCCCGGGGGAGGTGCTTCGCGGAGCGATCGGGCGCAGTCATCTGCCGATCGTCCTGCGCCGGCTCGGCCATGTCAGAAACGGTCTTGCGGTAATGGCCTGGTGGCTGCTGCTGCTGGTTGCGCTGGTCACCTGGCATCCGTTCGTCTTGCTCGGCCTGATCCTCGTGCCGCTGGCGTTCCTGTCGTGGCGGCGCGGTTCGCCGCGGCTCGGCCTCTACTCCCTCACCGCCTGGAACGTCAGCGCCGCCGGCCTGCTCGCCGGCTTCTTCCGGCGCCGGACGCCGCCTGATCGTCCGCTCGGGGCGATCGAGCTGAAGCACGGGTGA
- a CDS encoding acyltransferase family protein: MATAYSQLDPVAPEAQAPRPDRTHSPSRGLRIDIQLLRALAIILVLLHHAHVPYVPGGFLGVDIFFVVSGYLMTGIIARELDEGRFSFRNFYARRIRRLLPAAYATLAVTALLAPFLLDHWEYRDFLAQLAGSFTFVVNLVLWKQSDYFNSGAALKPLLHMWSLSLEEQYYLVLPLLLFCFPKRFRLPLTAAATLISIAACAWLLQRVPSATFYFLPTRFWELGIGSVLALLIRKEWVRPAALPIPRLAAAAILILVPLLVDERGHPGLPALVICLATALLLVPGLDLKASRPLAPLVAIGDRSYSLYLVHWPVYAFVNNIFITRVPLWLNILLLVPVLIWMELQYRLAEQPYRAMRLDARRIGLLVLIPLIVVGGSALALRAGGQPDPALHIGNTGIGAGCDFKNAYAPRADCRTADRPTTLLWGDSFAMHLGPGLAVSSPGGVEQATRTSCGPFLGLAPVNGAQQTPDWARRCIAFNDSVLAALARSPQIDTVILSSALAQYVPGQEPGWHALVRRGDALTEQPQSLDQVHAALTRTVAAIRRSGKKVVLIAPPPSAGFDMARCQAREAAGLPVVAPEGRCDFSLDAYSAFRRPINAFLAEVTRRKTLPILSFEETLCGSGTCRISAGGKPIYRDLAHLSIVGSRALGHEMRMGETARAMAR; this comes from the coding sequence ATGGCGACGGCGTACAGCCAGCTCGATCCTGTCGCGCCGGAGGCGCAGGCGCCACGGCCCGACCGCACCCATAGCCCGTCGCGCGGGCTTCGCATCGACATCCAGCTGCTCCGTGCGCTGGCGATCATCCTGGTGCTGCTGCATCACGCTCACGTGCCGTACGTGCCGGGCGGTTTCCTGGGCGTGGATATCTTCTTCGTCGTCTCGGGCTATCTGATGACCGGAATCATCGCCCGCGAACTCGACGAAGGCCGGTTCAGCTTCCGGAACTTCTATGCGCGGCGGATCCGCCGCCTGCTCCCCGCCGCCTATGCCACGCTCGCCGTCACGGCTTTGCTCGCGCCCTTCCTGCTCGATCATTGGGAATATCGCGATTTTCTCGCGCAGCTCGCCGGCAGCTTCACCTTCGTGGTCAATCTGGTGCTGTGGAAGCAGTCCGATTACTTCAACAGCGGCGCCGCGCTCAAGCCGCTCCTCCATATGTGGTCGCTGTCGCTCGAGGAACAATATTACCTGGTCCTGCCGCTGCTGCTCTTCTGCTTTCCGAAGCGTTTTCGGCTTCCACTGACCGCAGCCGCGACGCTGATCAGCATCGCCGCCTGCGCATGGCTGCTGCAGCGGGTTCCTTCCGCCACTTTCTATTTCCTGCCGACCCGATTCTGGGAACTGGGGATCGGCTCGGTGCTCGCCCTGCTGATCCGAAAGGAATGGGTGAGGCCGGCGGCCTTGCCGATCCCGCGACTGGCGGCGGCGGCCATTCTCATCCTCGTCCCGTTGCTGGTCGACGAACGCGGCCACCCCGGTCTGCCTGCGCTCGTCATATGCCTTGCGACGGCGCTGCTGCTCGTCCCCGGCCTGGATCTCAAGGCTTCCCGACCATTGGCGCCGCTGGTGGCGATCGGCGATCGCTCCTATTCGCTCTACCTGGTGCACTGGCCGGTCTATGCGTTCGTCAACAACATCTTCATCACCCGCGTGCCGCTCTGGCTCAACATTCTGCTTCTGGTCCCCGTCCTGATCTGGATGGAGCTGCAATACCGGCTTGCGGAGCAACCGTATCGCGCGATGCGACTGGACGCCCGCCGGATCGGCCTACTCGTGTTGATCCCGCTGATCGTCGTCGGTGGATCGGCGCTCGCCCTGCGCGCCGGTGGCCAGCCCGACCCCGCGCTGCACATCGGCAATACCGGCATCGGCGCCGGCTGCGATTTCAAGAATGCCTATGCGCCGCGGGCCGATTGCCGGACCGCGGATCGACCCACCACCCTGTTGTGGGGCGACAGCTTCGCGATGCATCTTGGCCCCGGGCTGGCGGTCAGCAGTCCCGGCGGCGTCGAGCAGGCGACGCGGACTTCGTGTGGCCCATTTCTGGGCCTGGCGCCGGTGAACGGCGCTCAGCAGACCCCGGATTGGGCGCGGCGCTGCATCGCCTTCAACGATTCGGTGCTCGCCGCGCTTGCGCGTTCGCCGCAGATCGACACGGTCATCCTGTCGAGCGCACTCGCGCAATATGTGCCTGGGCAGGAGCCGGGCTGGCACGCGCTCGTGCGGCGCGGCGACGCTCTCACCGAGCAGCCGCAATCGCTGGATCAAGTTCACGCAGCGCTGACCCGTACGGTCGCCGCGATCCGGCGATCGGGCAAGAAGGTCGTGCTGATTGCACCGCCGCCATCGGCCGGCTTCGACATGGCGCGCTGTCAGGCACGCGAGGCGGCCGGGCTGCCGGTCGTAGCGCCGGAGGGGCGCTGCGACTTCTCGCTTGACGCCTATAGTGCATTTCGGCGCCCGATCAACGCGTTCCTTGCCGAGGTAACCCGTCGCAAGACGCTGCCGATCCTGTCGTTCGAAGAAACGCTCTGCGGCTCCGGCACCTGTCGGATCAGCGCCGGCGGCAAGCCGATCTACCGCGATCTGGCGCACCTGAGCATCGTCGGCTCTCGTGCGCTGGGACACGAGATGCGGATGGGCGAGACCGCACGCGCAATGGCGCGCTGA